From Solibacillus isronensis, the proteins below share one genomic window:
- the bshB2 gene encoding bacillithiol biosynthesis deacetylase BshB2 — protein sequence MTLKEERHVLVVYPHPDDEAFSVAGTLRLFHNMGVPVTYACLTLGEMGRNLGNPPFATRESLPEIRRKELMEACEAMGIGDLRMMGLRDKTVEFEDDEKMVKLVNDLIVELNPSLIFTFLPGFAVHPDHEATGRAVVEAVRRIDKQYRPRILACAFANDTVEKNGEPDVTIEISSVKADKLKALKAHASQTAWMIQDAEKRVDTGDVSLDNWLSNERFYTVSFND from the coding sequence ATGACATTAAAAGAAGAACGTCACGTTTTAGTCGTTTATCCGCACCCGGATGATGAAGCCTTTTCAGTTGCAGGTACACTACGCTTATTCCATAACATGGGAGTTCCTGTTACATATGCTTGTTTAACATTAGGCGAAATGGGACGAAACTTAGGAAATCCTCCATTTGCAACGCGCGAGTCATTGCCGGAAATACGCAGAAAAGAGTTGATGGAAGCGTGTGAGGCAATGGGTATCGGTGATTTGCGTATGATGGGTTTACGTGACAAAACAGTTGAATTTGAAGACGATGAGAAAATGGTCAAGCTCGTTAATGATTTGATTGTCGAGCTGAATCCATCACTAATCTTCACATTTTTACCTGGCTTTGCTGTCCATCCCGATCATGAAGCAACTGGGCGCGCTGTTGTCGAAGCGGTACGTCGTATCGATAAGCAGTATCGCCCTCGTATTTTAGCTTGTGCATTTGCGAATGACACAGTCGAGAAAAACGGTGAACCGGATGTTACAATCGAAATCTCGTCTGTCAAAGCAGATAAGTTAAAAGCTTTAAAAGCTCATGCTTCTCAAACTGCCTGGATGATACAAGACGCAGAAAAACGGGTAGATACCGGTGATGTCTCACTAGATAACTGGTTAAGCAACGAAAGGTTTTATACTGTATCATTCAATGATTAA
- a CDS encoding YwdI family protein: MITYESIVKQIEKLTTEAAHAATEQQAREKLAAIRALCDVVLDEKISSPKPASINSMSTTISSPVYTQPVAIPAQKLEEDDANGDSLFDF; encoded by the coding sequence ATGATTACGTATGAATCGATTGTTAAGCAAATTGAAAAATTGACAACAGAAGCAGCACATGCGGCAACAGAACAACAAGCCCGTGAAAAACTTGCGGCAATTCGTGCGCTATGTGATGTCGTTTTAGACGAAAAAATCAGTTCGCCAAAACCTGCTTCCATAAATAGCATGAGTACAACGATCTCGTCACCCGTATACACGCAACCGGTCGCAATTCCTGCACAAAAGCTTGAAGAAGACGATGCAAACGGCGACTCATTGTTTGACTTTTAA
- the ilvA gene encoding threonine ammonia-lyase IlvA, producing the protein MEMGVTQPNTIAVENVLIAHHFLKDVVVHTPLQLNEYLSEKYGAKIYFKREDLQHVRSFKLRGAYYKIKKIENEARTSGVVCASAGNHAQGVAYACAKLEIKATIFMPKTTPKQKIDQVRMFGRSFVEIVLAGDTFDDSAESALAYCEQENRIFIHPFDDADVMAGQGTVAVEIMNDIEEPIDYVFGSIGGGGLMSGVSSYIKNLSPSSKVIGVEPAGAASMKSAFQNGAAVSLDTIDKFVDGAAVKCVGHDTYEVCRHYLDDIIAVPEGKVCTTILDLYNKHAIIAEPAGALSVAALDFYAEQIRGKSVVIIISGGNNDIGRMQEIKERSLIYEGLLHYFIVSFPQRSGALRQFLTEVLGPNDDITTFEYTKKNNKESGPALVGIELAHREDHAGLIERMRANGFEYKEVNNDSTLFALLV; encoded by the coding sequence ATGGAAATGGGAGTTACTCAACCGAATACGATTGCAGTCGAAAACGTATTAATCGCACATCATTTTTTAAAAGATGTTGTTGTACATACACCCCTGCAATTAAACGAATATTTATCAGAAAAGTATGGGGCAAAAATTTACTTTAAGCGTGAAGATTTGCAGCATGTTCGCTCATTTAAATTACGTGGTGCCTATTATAAAATTAAAAAAATCGAAAATGAGGCTCGTACTTCAGGTGTCGTCTGTGCAAGTGCCGGCAACCATGCACAAGGTGTTGCGTATGCGTGCGCAAAGCTGGAAATTAAAGCGACAATCTTTATGCCGAAAACAACTCCGAAACAAAAGATCGATCAAGTGCGGATGTTTGGCAGAAGCTTTGTAGAAATTGTACTGGCAGGAGATACATTTGACGACTCTGCGGAAAGCGCACTTGCCTATTGTGAGCAGGAGAACCGCATTTTCATCCATCCATTCGATGATGCGGATGTAATGGCTGGCCAAGGAACAGTGGCGGTCGAAATTATGAATGACATCGAAGAACCGATCGATTATGTATTTGGCAGTATCGGCGGTGGCGGATTAATGTCAGGCGTCTCTTCCTACATTAAAAACTTGTCCCCTTCGAGTAAAGTTATCGGTGTAGAGCCTGCAGGGGCGGCAAGTATGAAATCTGCTTTCCAAAACGGAGCAGCGGTTTCACTGGACACGATCGATAAATTCGTTGATGGCGCTGCTGTAAAATGTGTTGGGCATGATACATATGAAGTATGCCGTCACTATTTGGATGATATTATCGCCGTTCCGGAAGGTAAAGTATGTACGACTATTTTAGATCTTTATAATAAGCATGCTATTATTGCCGAGCCTGCTGGAGCATTGTCGGTTGCAGCACTTGACTTTTACGCAGAGCAAATTCGCGGAAAATCGGTTGTCATCATTATCTCTGGAGGAAATAACGATATCGGGCGTATGCAGGAAATTAAAGAACGCTCACTCATCTATGAAGGGCTGCTGCACTATTTCATCGTAAGTTTCCCTCAGCGTTCAGGAGCATTACGCCAATTTTTGACGGAAGTGCTTGGTCCGAATGATGATATTACAACGTTTGAGTATACGAAGAAAAACAATAAAGAAAGTGGTCCGGCATTGGTCGGCATTGAGCTTGCACATCGCGAAGACCACGCAGGATTAATTGAACGTATGCGTGCAAACGGTTTCGAGTATAAAGAAGTAAATAACGACAGTACGCTGTTTGCGTTGCTAGTATAA
- the thiD gene encoding bifunctional hydroxymethylpyrimidine kinase/phosphomethylpyrimidine kinase produces the protein MTLKKTLTIAGSDTSAGAGMQADLKAFQEHGTYGMVALTVVVTMDPKTWSHSVTPLPTELLQKQIDTALSTGVDAIKTGMLSTVEIIQMASKAIQASGTDKIVIDPVMVCKGEDEVLNPGNTTAMIKYLLPYATVVTPNLFEAGQLAGTTTPKTIEQMQAAAVKIHELGAKNVVIKGGKALVHDKAVDLFYNGVEFKLLETEKVSSTYNHGAGCTFAASICANLANGLSVEESVIEAKEFVSAAIKHGWALNEHVGPVMHGAKPRFGAPEITVTTIPNYLHA, from the coding sequence ATGACACTAAAAAAAACTTTAACAATTGCCGGTTCTGATACTTCTGCAGGCGCAGGTATGCAGGCCGATTTAAAAGCCTTTCAAGAACATGGCACATACGGAATGGTCGCATTGACAGTAGTTGTGACAATGGATCCGAAAACTTGGAGCCACTCAGTCACACCGCTACCGACAGAATTATTACAAAAGCAAATCGATACAGCCCTTTCAACAGGTGTCGATGCCATTAAAACAGGCATGCTTTCAACTGTAGAAATTATTCAAATGGCCTCAAAAGCGATTCAAGCTTCCGGCACTGATAAAATTGTCATCGATCCTGTAATGGTCTGTAAAGGCGAAGATGAAGTATTGAACCCTGGCAACACGACAGCAATGATTAAATATTTATTACCCTATGCAACAGTTGTCACACCTAACCTTTTCGAAGCAGGACAGCTGGCAGGCACAACAACGCCGAAAACAATCGAGCAAATGCAAGCTGCCGCTGTGAAAATTCATGAGCTTGGCGCAAAAAATGTTGTAATTAAAGGTGGAAAAGCCTTAGTACATGATAAAGCCGTTGATTTGTTCTATAATGGAGTAGAATTTAAATTATTAGAAACAGAAAAAGTTTCTTCTACTTATAATCATGGGGCAGGCTGTACTTTTGCAGCGAGTATTTGTGCAAACTTAGCAAATGGTCTTTCTGTTGAGGAATCGGTTATTGAAGCGAAAGAATTCGTTTCAGCGGCGATTAAACACGGATGGGCTTTAAATGAACATGTTGGACCAGTAATGCACGGGGCAAAACCACGTTTCGGTGCACCTGAAATTACTGTTACAACAATTCCAAACTATCTACATGCATAA
- the gerQ gene encoding spore coat protein GerQ: MQQMNPATVPMTSGIPGMQGVGFPREESYIENILRLNRGKPGTFYFSFDNAVAGSNTRAVRGVVEAAGRDHVILRDLKNNHRFLFPMIYFDYAEFDEELSYFTQQP; this comes from the coding sequence ATGCAACAAATGAATCCTGCGACGGTTCCGATGACTTCGGGTATACCAGGTATGCAAGGAGTAGGCTTTCCACGTGAGGAATCCTATATCGAGAATATTTTACGATTAAACAGAGGTAAACCAGGTACGTTTTATTTTTCATTTGATAATGCGGTAGCTGGCAGTAATACACGGGCGGTCCGTGGGGTTGTGGAAGCAGCCGGCCGTGACCATGTAATTTTACGTGATTTAAAAAATAACCACCGCTTCCTGTTCCCGATGATTTACTTTGACTATGCGGAATTCGATGAAGAATTAAGTTACTTTACACAGCAACCTTAA
- a CDS encoding YjiH family protein yields MKTKFSSYTWFLFIALSALGVFLFITPINTEDGIKVPIAILANFLAGKVEPFIHWFAFIIFIIAAAGSVVMQFIPQKKEQRTLADSLFRVNWFWTIMRVLAVIFASMYVFQIGPESLTSDVTTGVLLDPASGLVTFMFVLFLFAGLLLPLLTDFGLLEFFGSMMVKIMRPLFKIPGRSAIDCLASWVGDGTIGVLLTSKQYEEKNYTGREAATIATTFSVVSITFCLVVVETIGIGDYFIEFYASVIICGLILAFIMPRIYPLKQKADTLIDGSQVPANREDVQDGYNVFSFGLHNALSKADSNRNLGKMIKNGFINVLEMWFAVTPIIMAFATIALVLAEFTSFFRILGMPFEPILALLQIPEAGEAAQTMIVGFADMLLPSVLGAGIESEMTRFFIATVSVTQLIYMSEVGGLILGTKLPLKIWDLFIIFLIRTIISIPIIAAIAHLLF; encoded by the coding sequence ATGAAAACAAAATTTTCTTCTTATACTTGGTTTCTGTTTATTGCCCTTTCTGCACTTGGTGTGTTTTTATTTATTACACCGATTAATACAGAAGACGGCATAAAAGTACCAATTGCGATCCTTGCGAACTTTTTGGCAGGTAAAGTGGAGCCATTCATTCACTGGTTCGCATTCATCATATTTATTATTGCGGCGGCAGGATCTGTCGTAATGCAGTTTATTCCGCAAAAAAAAGAGCAACGTACACTCGCTGATTCATTATTCCGTGTAAACTGGTTCTGGACAATTATGCGTGTGCTTGCAGTCATTTTTGCGAGTATGTATGTGTTCCAAATCGGACCTGAGAGTTTAACAAGTGACGTTACAACAGGCGTGCTGCTTGATCCGGCATCCGGTCTTGTAACTTTCATGTTTGTACTGTTTTTATTTGCCGGTTTATTGTTGCCTTTATTAACAGACTTCGGTTTACTCGAGTTCTTCGGTTCAATGATGGTGAAAATTATGCGCCCCCTATTCAAGATCCCAGGACGCTCTGCCATTGACTGTCTAGCTTCTTGGGTTGGTGATGGCACAATCGGCGTATTGCTTACAAGCAAACAATATGAAGAAAAAAATTATACAGGCCGTGAAGCTGCAACAATCGCAACAACTTTTTCGGTCGTATCGATTACTTTCTGTTTAGTTGTAGTTGAAACAATCGGCATTGGTGATTACTTCATCGAGTTCTATGCTTCTGTCATTATTTGTGGTTTAATTTTAGCATTCATTATGCCTCGTATTTACCCGTTAAAACAAAAAGCGGATACTTTAATTGATGGCTCTCAAGTGCCTGCAAACCGTGAAGATGTACAAGATGGATATAATGTATTTTCTTTTGGATTGCACAATGCTTTATCGAAAGCCGATTCTAACCGTAACTTAGGTAAAATGATCAAAAATGGATTTATTAATGTACTGGAAATGTGGTTTGCGGTTACACCGATTATTATGGCGTTCGCAACAATTGCATTAGTGTTAGCAGAGTTTACAAGTTTCTTCCGTATACTAGGAATGCCATTTGAGCCGATTTTGGCGCTTCTGCAAATTCCTGAAGCCGGTGAAGCTGCACAAACGATGATTGTCGGTTTTGCGGACATGCTGTTACCTTCAGTTTTAGGTGCTGGCATTGAATCAGAAATGACACGTTTCTTCATCGCGACAGTATCGGTTACACAGTTAATCTACATGTCGGAAGTCGGTGGACTGATTCTAGGTACGAAGCTTCCATTAAAAATCTGGGATCTATTTATCATTTTCTTAATCCGTACAATCATTTCAATTCCAATTATCGCAGCAATTGCGCATCTTTTATTTTAA
- a CDS encoding uracil-DNA glycosylase, with product MKVDCFKCQHFRVTWDQFNPRGCTAYGFKTKQLPSLVVKQSSGMDCLKFVPKNREGGQMR from the coding sequence ATGAAAGTAGATTGCTTTAAATGCCAGCATTTTCGTGTGACATGGGATCAGTTTAATCCGCGCGGTTGCACAGCATATGGCTTTAAAACGAAGCAGCTGCCATCTCTCGTTGTAAAACAGTCTTCGGGAATGGACTGCTTAAAATTTGTACCGAAAAATAGAGAAGGTGGGCAAATGCGATGA
- a CDS encoding SDR family NAD(P)-dependent oxidoreductase: MTKTAIITGGGSGLGQATAIRMAQEGINIAVVDVSEKGGNETVEQVKAHGVDAIFIKADVSKAEEVKNYVDETVKHFGAIDYFFNNAGISGSGKFYLDTTIEEIEQIVGINLLGALYGVRYVAEVMLKNGGGSIVNTASSAGVIGQDSVVTYSATKHGIVGLTRSMVAEYAKDGLRVNAIAPGPTETPMVKAFYEANPQMKENATGGIPQKRLGTPEEVAELVTFLLTSKAEYINGEVIRIDGGFTSTK, from the coding sequence ATGACTAAAACAGCGATTATTACAGGTGGAGGCAGCGGGTTAGGACAAGCAACAGCTATCCGTATGGCACAGGAAGGTATTAATATTGCGGTAGTGGATGTCAGTGAAAAAGGCGGAAACGAAACAGTTGAACAAGTGAAAGCACATGGCGTAGACGCTATTTTCATTAAAGCGGATGTATCAAAAGCTGAAGAAGTAAAAAATTATGTTGATGAAACAGTTAAGCATTTTGGAGCGATTGATTACTTCTTTAACAATGCAGGAATTTCCGGCAGCGGTAAATTCTATTTAGATACGACGATTGAGGAAATTGAACAAATTGTCGGTATCAACTTGTTAGGGGCACTTTATGGTGTACGCTATGTGGCCGAAGTAATGCTGAAAAACGGTGGCGGTTCCATTGTAAATACGGCATCAAGTGCCGGTGTAATTGGACAGGATTCCGTTGTTACATATTCAGCAACGAAACACGGAATTGTCGGGTTAACAAGAAGTATGGTAGCGGAATACGCAAAAGACGGGCTACGTGTAAATGCGATCGCACCAGGCCCGACTGAAACACCAATGGTAAAAGCCTTTTATGAAGCAAATCCGCAAATGAAGGAAAATGCTACTGGTGGAATCCCTCAAAAACGCTTAGGTACACCAGAGGAAGTAGCAGAGCTTGTAACCTTCCTGCTAACTTCAAAAGCAGAGTATATTAACGGGGAAGTCATTCGAATCGATGGCGGCTTCACAAGCACGAAGTAA
- a CDS encoding methyl-accepting chemotaxis protein, whose translation MSVGKRLNAALIIMIILIMITVVLNYMSLKNIQGNMEEALDYRVEQIRSVDKIRFNVAMQGMYVRALVFDGKEESAESFKQYNELLDQEIEYLSTLVSSDTMTEQMEQIIKYRDDFNYGYLDMMDAFERGDQILANGFINTKLRAANDGMFDATAQMVEHQEKELDAIKTKAGDAIGFSVLVAGIALAISVLIGVLVMIYIRKTIISPLNGIVNEANLIAAGDLSQQDILVKTKDEIGQLGNAFNSMKNNLSNLIKNIQVNSEQVNAAAQELSASTEEISATTEDVTVRVNDTAERAQISAHASNESARAMEETAAGVQRIAESTQKLLGNSVDATQTAKDGGQIIYDAQQQMSIISSSTNSVNALVQKLAQQTEEINNISQLITSITDQTNLLALNAAIEAARAGEHGKGFAVVADEVRKLAEQSKSSANSIVNLTLEIKADTENVERAVSDSLVSVEDGVKIIANAGESFTTIVDAVTQMSMQIQEISATSEELSASAEQVTASVNEIAQSSNESSGNLEMIAAAVEEQTATMQQVNAVAVTLSDNAQTLQQEILQFKV comes from the coding sequence ATGAGTGTAGGGAAAAGATTAAATGCTGCACTAATTATAATGATCATATTAATTATGATTACAGTAGTACTTAACTATATGAGTTTGAAAAATATACAGGGAAATATGGAAGAAGCACTCGACTACAGGGTAGAGCAGATTCGTTCCGTAGACAAAATCCGTTTTAATGTCGCGATGCAAGGAATGTATGTGCGGGCACTTGTTTTTGATGGAAAAGAAGAATCTGCCGAAAGCTTTAAGCAGTACAACGAATTACTGGATCAGGAGATTGAATATTTAAGTACGCTAGTATCGAGTGATACGATGACAGAACAGATGGAACAAATCATTAAGTACCGGGATGACTTTAATTACGGTTACCTTGATATGATGGATGCTTTCGAACGGGGCGATCAAATACTCGCAAACGGTTTTATTAATACAAAACTGCGCGCAGCAAATGACGGAATGTTCGATGCAACAGCTCAAATGGTTGAGCATCAGGAAAAAGAACTTGATGCAATTAAAACGAAAGCCGGTGATGCGATTGGTTTCTCCGTTTTAGTTGCAGGAATTGCTTTAGCAATCAGTGTTCTTATTGGCGTACTTGTTATGATTTATATTCGTAAAACAATTATTTCCCCTTTAAATGGAATTGTGAATGAAGCGAATCTTATTGCAGCAGGGGATTTATCGCAGCAAGATATTCTAGTGAAAACAAAGGACGAAATTGGGCAGCTGGGCAACGCGTTCAATTCGATGAAAAATAATTTATCGAATCTGATTAAAAATATTCAGGTTAATTCAGAGCAAGTAAATGCGGCAGCACAGGAGCTTTCGGCAAGTACCGAAGAAATATCGGCGACGACGGAAGATGTAACGGTGCGGGTAAATGATACAGCTGAAAGAGCTCAAATTTCTGCACATGCATCAAATGAAAGTGCACGTGCTATGGAAGAAACAGCAGCAGGTGTACAACGAATTGCGGAATCAACGCAAAAATTGCTTGGGAATTCGGTTGATGCGACACAGACAGCTAAAGATGGTGGACAAATTATTTATGATGCCCAACAACAAATGAGCATTATTAGTTCATCCACAAACTCTGTAAATGCTCTAGTGCAAAAACTGGCACAACAAACAGAAGAAATTAATAACATTTCCCAACTAATCACATCGATTACGGATCAGACGAATTTATTGGCATTAAATGCAGCGATTGAAGCCGCACGTGCCGGAGAACATGGAAAAGGGTTCGCTGTTGTAGCCGATGAAGTGCGGAAGCTGGCAGAGCAATCCAAATCATCCGCCAACTCAATTGTTAACTTAACACTTGAAATTAAAGCGGATACAGAAAATGTTGAACGTGCCGTATCGGATTCGTTAGTTTCTGTGGAAGATGGTGTGAAGATTATTGCAAATGCAGGGGAATCATTTACAACGATTGTAGATGCAGTGACACAAATGTCGATGCAAATCCAGGAAATTTCAGCTACTTCCGAAGAGCTTTCTGCAAGTGCAGAGCAGGTGACAGCATCGGTTAATGAAATTGCCCAAAGTTCAAATGAATCAAGCGGCAATTTGGAGATGATTGCGGCAGCGGTAGAGGAACAGACCGCTACAATGCAGCAAGTAAATGCAGTTGCCGTGACATTAAGCGATAATGCACAAACACTCCAACAGGAAATTTTGCAGTTTAAAGTATAA
- a CDS encoding uracil-DNA glycosylase codes for MMEQLTNSWKDLLAREAEQPYYRLLETFLERQYREETVYPKKENIFNALQLTDYENVKVVILGQDPYHGPNQAHGLSFSVEKGQKLPPSLKNMMKELQQDIGCEIPEHGDLTSWAKQGVLLLNTVLTVQAGKANSHKGQGWEQLTNTIIEHLAKREQPIVFLLWGKPAQSKRILIEQISDKHIILQSPHPSPLSAHRGFFGSKPYSKTNKALLSLGQQPIDWCLAKK; via the coding sequence ATGATGGAACAGTTGACGAATAGTTGGAAAGATTTATTGGCTCGAGAAGCAGAGCAGCCGTACTATAGACTTCTTGAGACATTTTTAGAGAGACAATACAGGGAAGAGACAGTTTATCCAAAGAAGGAGAATATTTTCAATGCCCTCCAGTTAACGGATTACGAAAATGTAAAAGTAGTCATATTAGGACAAGATCCGTATCATGGTCCGAATCAGGCACATGGATTAAGTTTTTCAGTTGAAAAAGGGCAAAAATTGCCGCCGAGTCTAAAAAATATGATGAAGGAACTGCAGCAGGACATTGGCTGCGAAATCCCGGAACATGGGGACTTAACGTCGTGGGCAAAGCAGGGTGTATTATTATTGAACACCGTTTTAACTGTACAGGCAGGCAAAGCCAATTCCCATAAAGGCCAAGGTTGGGAACAGTTGACGAATACTATTATTGAACATCTCGCAAAACGTGAACAGCCAATTGTATTTTTATTATGGGGAAAACCGGCGCAAAGTAAACGGATTTTAATTGAACAGATTTCAGATAAACATATTATTTTGCAATCGCCTCATCCGAGTCCATTAAGCGCACACCGCGGCTTTTTCGGAAGCAAACCTTATTCAAAAACAAATAAAGCACTACTGTCTTTAGGACAGCAGCCTATTGACTGGTGCTTAGCGAAGAAATAG
- a CDS encoding DUF423 domain-containing protein, which yields MKGSIISGAIHGFLAVALGAFAAHALEDLLDEYSAGIWDTAIQYQMFHATALILVGILMSKAIFGEVKQLKIAMFCFNAGIIIFAGSLMVLALTGIGVLGAITPIGGVFFLVGWIMVITAVVKKTQ from the coding sequence ATGAAAGGTTCAATTATATCTGGCGCAATTCACGGTTTTTTAGCAGTTGCATTAGGCGCATTTGCAGCTCATGCACTCGAAGATTTACTGGATGAGTACAGCGCCGGTATTTGGGATACAGCGATCCAGTATCAAATGTTTCATGCAACAGCACTTATTTTGGTCGGTATTTTAATGTCAAAAGCTATTTTCGGTGAAGTGAAGCAGTTGAAAATTGCGATGTTCTGCTTTAATGCAGGTATTATAATCTTCGCGGGAAGCTTGATGGTATTAGCTTTAACAGGAATCGGTGTACTAGGCGCCATTACTCCTATCGGTGGGGTATTCTTTTTAGTGGGCTGGATAATGGTTATAACAGCAGTAGTAAAAAAGACTCAATAA
- a CDS encoding amidohydrolase has protein sequence MDQLLLKLEDNFEEMVIIRRYLHEHPELSHHEVHTPAYIAKFHRELGLEVREYVGGRGVVATLKGAKSGKTVALRADFDALAIQELNDFPYKSKNDGVMHACGHDGHTATLLILAKALTEMREHLSGNIVFIHQHAEELAPGGAKAMIEDGCLDGVDVIFGTHLWALTPLGEVLIREGAIMAAADRFEIVIQGKGGHGAEPQHSVDAIVVGAHFVTQLQTIISRRIAPLESGVVTVGQFEAVNPFNVIADTVKIQGTVRAFDEQVRKQMKEEIELLLKATCLGMHADYRFEYFDGYPPVVTHVAETQFVAQIANETPGVEKVTVCPPFMIGEDYGYYMQLVPGTFFFTGAKDPEWETVYPHHHARFDFDERAMLIAAKVLGQATLEFLLNEQREEEST, from the coding sequence ATGGACCAATTATTATTAAAGTTAGAAGATAATTTTGAAGAGATGGTAATTATTCGACGCTATTTACATGAGCATCCGGAACTATCCCATCACGAAGTACATACACCTGCATACATTGCCAAGTTCCACCGTGAATTAGGCTTGGAGGTTCGAGAATATGTTGGAGGGCGTGGAGTTGTAGCCACATTAAAAGGGGCAAAATCTGGAAAGACGGTAGCATTACGTGCCGATTTTGATGCATTGGCAATTCAGGAACTAAATGATTTTCCTTATAAATCAAAAAATGATGGAGTGATGCATGCATGCGGTCATGATGGTCATACGGCAACATTACTCATTTTGGCGAAAGCATTGACAGAAATGCGGGAACATCTATCCGGCAATATCGTGTTTATCCATCAGCATGCAGAAGAACTTGCTCCAGGAGGGGCAAAGGCAATGATCGAAGATGGCTGTTTAGACGGTGTGGACGTAATTTTCGGAACACATTTATGGGCACTGACTCCTTTAGGAGAAGTGCTTATACGAGAAGGAGCCATTATGGCAGCGGCAGATCGATTTGAAATTGTGATTCAAGGAAAGGGCGGACACGGTGCAGAACCACAGCATTCGGTTGACGCAATCGTTGTTGGTGCACACTTTGTCACTCAGTTGCAGACAATTATTTCGCGCCGTATTGCACCGCTTGAATCAGGTGTAGTGACGGTCGGACAATTTGAAGCGGTCAATCCGTTCAATGTCATAGCCGATACAGTGAAAATTCAAGGAACTGTACGTGCATTTGATGAACAAGTCCGAAAACAGATGAAAGAGGAAATCGAATTATTATTGAAAGCGACATGTTTAGGAATGCATGCTGACTATCGTTTTGAATACTTCGATGGGTATCCGCCTGTAGTCACTCATGTAGCGGAAACACAATTTGTTGCACAAATTGCAAACGAAACACCAGGTGTTGAAAAGGTCACAGTCTGTCCTCCATTTATGATTGGGGAAGATTACGGCTACTATATGCAGCTTGTTCCAGGAACTTTCTTCTTTACAGGAGCAAAGGATCCGGAATGGGAAACAGTTTATCCGCATCATCATGCCCGGTTTGATTTTGATGAACGGGCAATGCTTATCGCTGCAAAAGTTTTAGGACAGGCAACATTGGAATTTCTTTTAAATGAACAACGAGAAGAGGAATCAACATGA
- a CDS encoding YojF family protein: MKEVNTNELQELINSFANKDVFIHLETTNGSYATHYNEGFFNAGAFIRNVQIRYELGKVVGDAPHRVGLKMPHGWVYAQGITHFELDDQGRLLMAGLDNTGKLAVALEISETPFAY, from the coding sequence ATGAAGGAAGTAAATACTAACGAGCTCCAGGAGTTAATTAATTCTTTTGCGAACAAAGACGTTTTTATTCATCTAGAAACTACAAACGGCTCTTATGCAACACATTACAATGAAGGCTTTTTCAATGCAGGCGCATTTATCCGCAATGTACAAATCCGCTATGAATTGGGAAAGGTTGTAGGAGACGCCCCACACCGTGTCGGACTTAAAATGCCGCATGGCTGGGTTTACGCACAAGGAATTACACATTTTGAACTGGACGATCAGGGCCGATTACTAATGGCTGGTTTAGATAATACTGGAAAGCTGGCGGTTGCATTAGAAATCAGCGAAACGCCATTTGCTTATTAA